A stretch of DNA from Streptomyces xanthii:
AGCGACGATAGGAAGGGGCCACGCACCCGTCTCGCGCCGTATCAGCCGAAAGGCTTTCAGTGCCGTCAGAACGGAGATCCCGTGACTTCTGTGACTCCTCCCCCCGCTGAAGACGCGCGGGCCGCCACGGAGAGCTACATCAGCTCCTCGGACGCCCACAGCGCGCACAACTACCACCCGCTGCCGGTCGTCGTCGCCACGGCGGACGGGGCCTGGATGACGGATGTCGAGGGGCGCCGCTACCTCGACATGCTCGCCGGATACTCGGCGCTCAATTTCGGGCACGGGAACCGCCGGCTGATCGAGGCGGCGAAGGCCCAGCTGGAGCGGGTCACGCTGACCTCCCGGGCGTTCCATCACGACCGGTTCGCGGAGTTCTGCACGGAGCTCGCCGAGCTGTGCGGCATGGAGATGGTGCTGCCGATGAACACGGGGGCGGAGGCGGTCGAGACGGCGGTGAAGACCGCCCGCAAGTGGGGGTACCGGGTGAAGGGCGTGCCGGACGGCCGGGCCCGGATCGTGGTCGCGAGCGACAACTTCCACGGGCGGACGACGACGATCGTCAGCTTCTCCACGGATCCGGAGGCGCGGGCCGACTTCGGTCCGTACACGCCGGGGTTCGACATCGTGCCCTACGGGGATCTGGCGGCTCTGCGGGACGCGGTGACGGAGGACACCGTGGCGGTGCTGCTGGAGCCGATCCAGGGGGAGGCCGGCGTCCTGGTCCCACCGCCCGGCTATCTCACCGGGGTCCGGGAGCTGACGCGCGAGCGGAACGTGCTGTTCATGGCGGACGAGATCCAGTCCGGGCTGGGTCGCACGGGCCGGACGTTCGCCTGTGAGCACGAGGGCGTGGTGCCCGACGTCTACGTGCTGGGCAAGGCGCTCGGCGGCGGTGTGGTCCCGGTGTCGGCGGTCGTGTCGAGCGAGGAGGTGCTGGGTGTCTTCCGGCCGGGCGAGCACGGATCGACGTTCGGCGGGAATCCGCTGGCCTGCGCGGTCGCGCTGGAGGTGATCGCGATGCTGCGGACCGGGGAGTTCCAGAAGCGGGCCGCGGAACTCGGGGACCACCTGCACGCGGTGCTGGGCCTGCTGGCCGGGGCGGGCAAGGTGGCGCAGGTGCGCGGGCGCGGGCTCTGGGCGGGTGTCGACATCGATCCGTCGCACGGTACGGGCCGGGAGATCTCGGAGAAGTTGATGGACCGGGGCGTCCTGGTGAAGGACACCCACGGCTCCACGATCCGGATCGCCCCGCCCCTGGTGATCAGTAAGGAGGACCTGGACTGGGGGCTCGACCAGCTCCGTGCGGTACTCGGCGCGTGATCGGCGGCGCCCGGAGATATCCGTCGTTCCTTGACAACTGAAGAGTGCAGAAGTCCCGGCCCGCCCTCGCGTCGGGCGGGCCGGCGAGCCCCTCCGGTCCGGTCGGCGGCTAGAGGATGACGTGGGGCAGGAAGCGGGCGTACTCGTCCGTGACCAGGCCCGCGGACTCACGGATTCCGAGGCCGGCCGCTTCGTTCTCGACGACCCAGGCGCCGAGGACGACACGGTTGCCGTCGAAGTCGGGCAGAGGCATCAGCTCCTGGTAGCAGCAGGCCTCGTCGCGTGACTTTGGAGCCGGATCCTGTGCGCCCGCTTCGTGGAGGGTGACGCCCGCTCCTTCGCGCCCGAGGAGCGGCTTGGTCACGTAGCCGGTGGTGTCGGCGAGTTCTCGGGGCCCGTCCAGGTAGGCCGGCAGAAGGTTCGGGTGGCCGGGGAAGAGTTCCCAGAGCACGGCGAGGAGTGCCTTGTTGGAGAGGAGCATCTTCCAGGCGGGTTCGATCCAGAGGGTGGTGCCGGTGCCGCCGCCGTTGTCGAGCGTGTCGAGGACGTGCGGGGCGAACCGGTCCGTGGTGAGCCACTCCCAGGGGTAGAGCTTGAAGCAGCTGCGGATGAAGCGGAGCTTCTTGTCCACGAAGCGGCGTGACAGCCGGTCCCAGCCGATGTCCTCGACGGAGATCGCTTCCGTGTCCAGGCCGGCCTGTTCGGCGGTCTCCCGGAGGTACGCCACGGTCATGAGGTCCTCGCCGAGTTCATCGGCGGCGGAGTGCGCGAAGTACAGGGGGCTGCCGGGCGGGAGCAGTGCGGCCTGCTTCTTCCAGGCGTCGACGAGTCGTTCGTGAAGGGAGTTCCACTGGTCGGCGCCCGGGAAGCGTTCCTCCATCCAGAACCACTGCGGGCCCGCGGCCTCGATGAGGGAGGTGGGGGTGTCGGCGTTGTACTCCAGCAGTTTCGCCGGGGCCCCGGTGCGACTGTCGTAGTGGAGGTCGAACCGCCCGTAGACGGAGGGCAGTTCGTCGCGCCGGCGCCAGGACTCGCGGACCAGGTCGGCCAGGCGGGGGTCCGTGATGCCGAGGTCGGCGAGGCGGTCCTGGCTGACGAGGTGCTCGGCCGCGGCCAGGGACATCTCGTGGAGTTCTTCGACGACCTCCTCCAGCGCCTCGACCTCGGGCAACGAGAACGCGTAGTAGGCGCTCTCGTCCCAGTACGGGCGCAGGGAGTCGTCCGGGTAGCGGGTCAGGGGGTAGATGAGCCCCTGCTCCTCGACGGTCTGCTGCCAACCGTCGCGGGGTTCTATCGTGTGGCGTTCCATGGTGGGATCAGCCGCCTCCGGAGCCGGAGCCCGAGCAGCCGAAGCCTCCCCGGTCGACGGCCTCGCTGCGGCTGAAGGTGCCGTAGTCGGCGTACCGGCCGCTGACGTCGGCGTCGTAGTACCAGTCGCCGTCGACCCGGCTGCCGCGGCTGGTGCCGCTAGCGCTGCCGCCCGTTCCGGTCTTGCGCCCCTTGCCGGCCGAGCTCGAACCGGACTTGCAGTACTGGTCGCTGACGACCTTGTAGCCGTTGACCACGTCGTAGCTGTCGCGGTCGACGCAGCGCCGGTCCGGCTCGGATCCGCACGAGGTCAGGGCTGTCGCGAGCACGCCCATGCCGCCGAGCACGACCGTGCTGGACCGCAGTCGTCGTCTGTTCTCCGCCATTGGTTGAGCTCCCCCGTTCCACCGGCGCCGTCCGAGTGCGGAAGGCCGGCGCCCGCATGATGCGGCGCACTGAATTCACGGCCCAGTTCGCCACGGTCGGTGATTGTCGGCGGCCAGCGTAGAAGAACACGTCGGTGGTCCGCACCATGGCTCCGAGGGTGGGGTCCGCATCGTTCCTCTAGGGTCGCTCCGTGCCTATTGGAATGATTTGTGCGCTGGGTTCCGCGTTGTGCTTCGGGACAGCGTCCGTGCTTCAGGCGATGGCGGCGCAGGCCACGGCACCGGGGACGGGGTCGGGAGTCGATCCGGCGCTCCTGGTACGGGCGTTGCGGCAGTGGCGGTATCTGGCGGGACTCGCCCTCGACGGCCTCGGGTTCGTGCTGCAGGTCGTGGCGCTGCGGTCGCTGCCCATCTACGCCGTCGGCGCGGCGCTGGCCGCGAGCTTGGCCGTCACGGCCGTCGTGGCGGCCCGGTTGCTGCGGGTGCGGTTGAGCGGGGCGGAGTGGGGTGCGGTCGGGGCCGTGTGCGCGGGGCTCGCGATGTTGGGTCTGGCGTCGGGTGCGGAGGGCGATCAGGCCGGTTCGGACGCGCTGCGGTTCGCCATGCTCGGGGTGGCGGTGGGCGTTCTGGGGCTCGGGGCGGTGGCGGGCCGGCTGCCGGGGCGGGGGCGGGCGCTCGCGTTGGGATTGGGGGCGGGCTTCGGGTTCGGGGTGGTCGAGGTGAGCGTGCGGCTCATCGATGAACTGTCGCCGGGAGCATTGCTGACCAATCCGGCGCTGTATGCGCTGCTGGTGGGCGGGGGTGCGGCCTTCCTGCTGCTGACGTCGGCGCTCCAGCGGGGCTCGGTGACGGTGGCCACGGCCGGGATGGTCGTCGGGGAGACGGTGGGGCCCGCGTTGGTGGGTGTGGTGTGGCTGGGCGATCGGACGCGGCCCGGGCTGGAGTGGCTGGCGGTGACGGGGTTCGTGGTGGCGGTGGCAGGGGCGCTCGCGCTGGCGCGGTTCGGGGAGGCGCCGGGAGTCGAGGAGGTGGATCCGGTGCGGGTGAGGGACTGAGCGCTGCCGCCTCGGTTGCCCGGCTCCAGTCCAGCGCCGGCTCCGGCTCCGGCTTAGGCCTGGCCTGGTGCTGGGTCCGGCGTCTACGGCAGCACCCTGCACAGGGCGTCGAGGGCACCGGACCAGGCGTGGTCGGCGGGGGTTCCGTAGCCGACCACCAGGGCGTCGGGGCGAGGTACGGACGGGGCGGCGTGGGGGTGGCGGTAGGTGGAGAGACCGGTGACGCCGAGGCTCTGCCAGGCGGCGGCACGGACCACGGACTGTTCGGTTCCGGGCGGAAGTTGGAGGACGGCGTGGAGGCCGGCGGCGATTCCGGTGGCGTGGACGGTGGGCGCGCGTTCCGCGAGGGCTTCGACGAGTTGGTCGCGGCGGCGGCGATAGCGGAGGCGGGCGCTGCGCAGGTGGCGGTCGTAGGCACCGGAGTTCAGGAACTCGGCGAGGGTGAGCTGGTCGAGGACGCCGCAGGACCAGTCGCTGGGGCCCTTCGCGTCGGCGACCTCCTGGGCGACGGACTCGGGCAGCACCATCCAGCCGAGGCGCAGGCCCGGGGCCAGGGACTTGCTCGCGGTGCCGAGGTAGACGACGCGGTCGGGGTCCAGGCCTTGGAGGGCGCCGACGGGCTGCCGGTCGTAGCGGAACTCGCCGTCGTAGTCGTCCTCGAGGATCAGAGCGCCGGTGCGGCGGGCCCAGTCGACGACGGCGGCACGCCGGTCCGGGTGGAGGGGGACGCCGATGGGGAACTGGTGGGCGGGAGTCAGCAGAACCGCACCCACGGCCGGGAGGAGCGAGGGGGAGGTGGAGCGCCGGGAGGGGGCCGGGGTGCCGGCAGGCGCGGGGGTGGGGGCGTGGCGGGTGGGAGAGGGAAGAACGGGGTGGGCATCCAACTCGACGGTGTTCGTGCCGAGTTCGTCCAGTGGGAGGGGGTGGGTGCGGAGGGACGTGCGGGTGAGGATGTCCCAGTGGGCGTCGAGGCCGTAGCTCTCCACGGCGACGTCCCGGACGCCCCGACGGTGGAGGACCTCGCCGAGGAGCCGTAGGCCGTGGACGAAGCCGGCGCAGATGACGATGCGGTCGGGGTCGGCGTGGACGCCGCGGGCGCGGGCGAGGTAGCCGGCGAGGGCGCTGCGGAGTTCGGGGCGGCCGCGGGGGTCGCCGTAGCCGAGGGCGTCGTTCGGGGCGGCGGTCAGGGCGCGGCGGGCCGCCTTGAGCCATTCGGCGCGGGGGAAGGAGGCGAGGTCGGGGCTGCCGGGGTCGAGGTTGTGGCGCGGGGAGCCCGTGGTGCGGCGGGCGGGGGCGCGGGGTGGGCGGGGGGCTTCCACGGGGCGTTCGGCGACGCGGGTGCCGGAGCCCTGGCGGGCGGTGAGCCAGCCTTCGGCCACAAGGTCGGCGTAGGAGTCGGCGACGGTGTTGCGGGCGATGCCGAGGTCGACGGCGAGGGTGCGGGAGGACGGCAGGCGGGTGCCGGGGGCGAGGCGGCCGCTGCGGACGGCTTCGCGGAGCGCGTCGGTGAGGCCGCGGCGCAGGCCGGAGCCCGTGGGCTCGATGTGCAGGTCGATGCCGAGTGCCTGCCGGGAGGCCGAAGTGGCCCAGGAATCCTCCATGGAAATGGACCATACCCCTGGGCTAATGCGTTCGTAGGGTCGTGGCATGACCACGAGCGAGACGGACCAGGTGAACGGGATGAACGAGGCCGGCGAGAGCGGTGCGGCGCGGGACGGTGGCGGCGGGGCCGACGCGGGGGCGGGTCGCGCCCTGGTGCACGAGCACAGCCCGCGGCTGGACTGGGCGCGGCATGCGCCGGAGGTCTACAAGGCGATGGTCCGGCTGGACGCGGCAGCCCGTAAGGGGCTGGATCCGGTGACGTACGAGCTGGTCAAGATCCGGGCGTCGCAGATCAACCACTGCGCGTTCTGTGTCGACATGCACAGCAAGGACGCGCTGGCCGCCGGGGAGAGCGTGGAGCGGATCGTGCAGCTCAGTGCGTGGGAGGAGTCGAAGCACTTCTACACGGCGAAGGAGGTGGCGGCGCTCGCGCTGACGGAGGCGATCACGGTGCTGACGGACGGGTTCGTGCCGGACGACGTGTACGAGGAGGCGGCGCGGCTGTACGGGGAGGAGGAGCTGGCGCAGTTGATCGCGGCGATCACGACGATCAACGCCTGGAACCGGTTCGGGGTGTCGACGCGGATGGTCGCGGGGCACTACAAGCCGGCGGCCGCCAAGTGACGGCTCGCACCACCGTGTTGGCGCCACAGGTGCGGGACGCGATGGTGGCTTT
This window harbors:
- a CDS encoding carboxymuconolactone decarboxylase family protein, whose amino-acid sequence is MTTSETDQVNGMNEAGESGAARDGGGGADAGAGRALVHEHSPRLDWARHAPEVYKAMVRLDAAARKGLDPVTYELVKIRASQINHCAFCVDMHSKDALAAGESVERIVQLSAWEESKHFYTAKEVAALALTEAITVLTDGFVPDDVYEEAARLYGEEELAQLIAAITTINAWNRFGVSTRMVAGHYKPAAAK
- a CDS encoding DMT family protein — translated: MICALGSALCFGTASVLQAMAAQATAPGTGSGVDPALLVRALRQWRYLAGLALDGLGFVLQVVALRSLPIYAVGAALAASLAVTAVVAARLLRVRLSGAEWGAVGAVCAGLAMLGLASGAEGDQAGSDALRFAMLGVAVGVLGLGAVAGRLPGRGRALALGLGAGFGFGVVEVSVRLIDELSPGALLTNPALYALLVGGGAAFLLLTSALQRGSVTVATAGMVVGETVGPALVGVVWLGDRTRPGLEWLAVTGFVVAVAGALALARFGEAPGVEEVDPVRVRD
- a CDS encoding glutathionylspermidine synthase family protein, whose translation is MERHTIEPRDGWQQTVEEQGLIYPLTRYPDDSLRPYWDESAYYAFSLPEVEALEEVVEELHEMSLAAAEHLVSQDRLADLGITDPRLADLVRESWRRRDELPSVYGRFDLHYDSRTGAPAKLLEYNADTPTSLIEAAGPQWFWMEERFPGADQWNSLHERLVDAWKKQAALLPPGSPLYFAHSAADELGEDLMTVAYLRETAEQAGLDTEAISVEDIGWDRLSRRFVDKKLRFIRSCFKLYPWEWLTTDRFAPHVLDTLDNGGGTGTTLWIEPAWKMLLSNKALLAVLWELFPGHPNLLPAYLDGPRELADTTGYVTKPLLGREGAGVTLHEAGAQDPAPKSRDEACCYQELMPLPDFDGNRVVLGAWVVENEAAGLGIRESAGLVTDEYARFLPHVIL
- the pdxR gene encoding MocR-like pyridoxine biosynthesis transcription factor PdxR gives rise to the protein MEDSWATSASRQALGIDLHIEPTGSGLRRGLTDALREAVRSGRLAPGTRLPSSRTLAVDLGIARNTVADSYADLVAEGWLTARQGSGTRVAERPVEAPRPPRAPARRTTGSPRHNLDPGSPDLASFPRAEWLKAARRALTAAPNDALGYGDPRGRPELRSALAGYLARARGVHADPDRIVICAGFVHGLRLLGEVLHRRGVRDVAVESYGLDAHWDILTRTSLRTHPLPLDELGTNTVELDAHPVLPSPTRHAPTPAPAGTPAPSRRSTSPSLLPAVGAVLLTPAHQFPIGVPLHPDRRAAVVDWARRTGALILEDDYDGEFRYDRQPVGALQGLDPDRVVYLGTASKSLAPGLRLGWMVLPESVAQEVADAKGPSDWSCGVLDQLTLAEFLNSGAYDRHLRSARLRYRRRRDQLVEALAERAPTVHATGIAAGLHAVLQLPPGTEQSVVRAAAWQSLGVTGLSTYRHPHAAPSVPRPDALVVGYGTPADHAWSGALDALCRVLP
- the rocD gene encoding ornithine--oxo-acid transaminase, encoding MTPPPAEDARAATESYISSSDAHSAHNYHPLPVVVATADGAWMTDVEGRRYLDMLAGYSALNFGHGNRRLIEAAKAQLERVTLTSRAFHHDRFAEFCTELAELCGMEMVLPMNTGAEAVETAVKTARKWGYRVKGVPDGRARIVVASDNFHGRTTTIVSFSTDPEARADFGPYTPGFDIVPYGDLAALRDAVTEDTVAVLLEPIQGEAGVLVPPPGYLTGVRELTRERNVLFMADEIQSGLGRTGRTFACEHEGVVPDVYVLGKALGGGVVPVSAVVSSEEVLGVFRPGEHGSTFGGNPLACAVALEVIAMLRTGEFQKRAAELGDHLHAVLGLLAGAGKVAQVRGRGLWAGVDIDPSHGTGREISEKLMDRGVLVKDTHGSTIRIAPPLVISKEDLDWGLDQLRAVLGA